In the Aneurinibacillus soli genome, one interval contains:
- a CDS encoding enoyl-CoA hydratase/isomerase family protein encodes MENTQQQDVLFNVENGVGRIVLNRPKALNALSVTMVDEIGKQLSAWENDAQVTVVTVEGAGEKGLCAGGDMRSFYDKKDDNVEEHAVNFFGIEYRMNLQMYRYPKPIVAYMNGIVMGGGVGISIFAAERIVTERSKLSMPEMNIGFFPDVGGSYFMNQMPGHMGRYLALTAHLFNGADAIYLGAADHYIESTSWDALKADIVARDWTQKADAAEELRMLLQKYAVTAPASSLAAVQEKVDAHFAHESVVDILASLDRAAQEGDEWAQQTATTLRTKSPISMAVALEQLIRGKQMSAADCFCMEMDMSMHFMHSHDFYEGVRSVLVDKDRNPKWNPATVEEVGREDVEAFFVSPWAKEDHPLANE; translated from the coding sequence GTGGAGAATACACAGCAACAAGACGTGTTATTCAATGTTGAGAACGGGGTTGGCCGCATTGTGTTAAACCGTCCGAAAGCGCTGAACGCGCTATCGGTTACGATGGTTGATGAGATCGGCAAACAGCTGTCCGCATGGGAAAATGACGCGCAGGTGACCGTTGTAACCGTAGAAGGCGCGGGAGAAAAAGGATTGTGTGCGGGCGGAGACATGCGCTCGTTTTATGATAAGAAAGACGACAATGTAGAAGAGCATGCGGTAAACTTCTTCGGCATTGAATACCGCATGAACTTGCAGATGTACCGCTATCCAAAACCAATCGTAGCGTATATGAACGGCATCGTTATGGGCGGGGGCGTTGGCATTTCGATTTTTGCAGCAGAACGTATTGTGACTGAGCGCTCAAAATTATCCATGCCGGAAATGAACATCGGTTTCTTCCCGGATGTCGGCGGTAGCTACTTCATGAATCAAATGCCGGGCCATATGGGGCGTTATTTGGCTTTGACAGCTCACTTATTTAATGGAGCAGATGCGATCTACCTCGGCGCAGCCGACCATTACATCGAAAGCACAAGCTGGGATGCACTGAAAGCAGATATTGTGGCACGCGATTGGACACAGAAAGCAGATGCAGCCGAAGAACTTCGCATGCTCCTGCAAAAATACGCAGTCACGGCTCCTGCATCTTCTCTAGCAGCTGTTCAGGAGAAAGTAGATGCACACTTTGCACATGAATCGGTCGTAGATATTCTTGCATCACTTGATCGCGCAGCACAGGAAGGCGACGAATGGGCGCAGCAGACAGCTACTACCTTGCGTACGAAGTCTCCCATCTCGATGGCCGTAGCACTTGAGCAGCTTATACGTGGCAAACAGATGAGTGCAGCGGATTGCTTCTGCATGGAGATGGATATGAGCATGCATTTCATGCACAGCCACGATTTCTATGAAGGCGTGCGTTCTGTACTCGTCGATAAAGACCGCAATCCAAAATGGAATCCGGCAACAGTAGAAGAGGTAGGGCGAGAGGATGTAGAAGCGTTCTTCGTCAGCCCGTGGGCAAAAGAAGACCATCCGCTGGCAAACGAATAA
- a CDS encoding helix-turn-helix transcriptional regulator has protein sequence MSKADHMLSILWMLKTKKRMTAKQIAEALEIHIRTVYRYIDALCASGVPIISESGHNGGYCLLDHFTETPLFFDMNEQKALIHAARFAQEAGYPFSDVLDGAISKLKRYTNQEQLHEIHRHSIGFDVIHAPSDPALETILKELEISVANNYTLTIEYQTGYGTSITTRNIDPYGLIYWRGKWYIAAYCHLRLEIRSFRVDRIRALSRTIEVFKRPADFSVRRFFLENISFQSDQKESLISVRIQGNPQAINDLCEHWFLGHAIVERSVNHIHAKLTEQAILSYVPHFLLQYGTSIRVLEPPLLKEKLVTVTSTLLQHYQT, from the coding sequence ATGTCTAAAGCAGATCATATGCTTTCTATTTTGTGGATGCTCAAAACGAAGAAACGAATGACGGCGAAACAGATCGCTGAAGCGTTAGAGATTCACATTCGAACCGTTTACCGATATATAGACGCACTGTGTGCCAGTGGAGTCCCTATCATATCTGAATCAGGGCATAATGGCGGCTATTGTTTACTCGATCATTTTACAGAGACTCCATTATTCTTTGATATGAATGAACAAAAAGCACTTATTCACGCAGCAAGATTTGCACAGGAGGCGGGATATCCATTTAGTGATGTTCTGGATGGAGCCATTTCCAAATTAAAAAGGTATACGAATCAAGAGCAATTACATGAAATCCATCGTCATTCTATCGGATTTGATGTTATTCATGCTCCATCTGATCCTGCTTTGGAAACGATCCTCAAAGAATTGGAAATATCCGTGGCAAACAACTATACCCTTACTATCGAATACCAAACCGGATATGGAACATCGATCACGACACGAAACATCGACCCCTATGGGCTTATTTATTGGAGAGGCAAATGGTATATCGCTGCCTATTGTCATCTCCGCCTGGAAATACGAAGCTTTCGTGTGGACCGTATTCGAGCATTATCCCGCACAATTGAAGTGTTTAAGCGGCCTGCTGACTTCTCCGTCCGTCGTTTTTTTCTGGAAAATATTTCGTTCCAATCCGATCAGAAAGAATCTCTCATCTCTGTTCGAATACAAGGAAATCCTCAAGCGATTAACGATCTATGCGAACACTGGTTTCTCGGACATGCGATAGTGGAGCGTTCGGTGAATCACATTCACGCGAAACTTACTGAGCAGGCTATTTTGTCCTATGTTCCTCACTTTCTCCTGCAATACGGAACATCCATTCGGGTACTGGAACCTCCCCTGTTGAAAGAAAAACTGGTGACTGTCACCTCAACATTGCTTCAGCATTATCAAACATAA
- a CDS encoding SRPBCC domain-containing protein encodes MDLRYEFYIGGTPEQVWKVLISPEETKKIYAGCVIRSTFKHGDPLQYVGPGLEGNETVHVYGTILEFERNKVFSYTQNTGKAYISNDKNYESRISFRLEPAGACTKLTLIHDQWSEKDPSYENSKKAWWLILCNSKSLVETGKTLDLGVDNWHDELVVQPE; translated from the coding sequence ATGGATCTTAGATACGAGTTTTACATCGGCGGAACACCGGAGCAAGTCTGGAAGGTGCTTATCTCGCCTGAGGAAACAAAAAAAATTTATGCTGGCTGCGTAATCCGATCAACTTTTAAGCACGGGGACCCGCTGCAATATGTAGGCCCCGGTTTAGAAGGCAATGAAACCGTTCATGTTTACGGTACAATTTTGGAGTTTGAACGGAACAAGGTGTTCAGCTATACCCAGAATACGGGTAAGGCGTATATCTCTAACGATAAAAATTATGAATCGCGCATTTCTTTTCGGCTTGAACCAGCTGGTGCATGCACAAAACTAACGCTTATTCATGACCAATGGTCCGAGAAAGACCCCTCATATGAAAACAGTAAAAAAGCTTGGTGGCTTATCCTCTGTAACTCAAAATCGCTAGTAGAAACGGGAAAGACTCTGGACCTCGGTGTAGACAATTGGCATGATGAACTAGTAGTGCAACCAGAGTAG
- a CDS encoding YeiH family protein, translating to MPTARPNPAPYFIGGLVLTLGLALAAKYIAGFPGVQMLGPLVWAILLGMGWSAIFGAPVRTMNGVQFASKKLLRAGIILLGMRLNFADILAGGPRVLGIAAIDVAFGIFAVYMIARWMGVDRKLGMLTACGTGICGAAAVAAISPQVKANEEETAVSTAVIAVLGTLFTIAYTVLYPVLGMTGGQYGQFAGATLHEIAHVIAAAGPGGAEAVQQAVLVKLARVALLVPVALFVGWWFTRGAAGDEKKSGVPIPWFIFGFLAVAGVNSTGLVPEMVAGQLTSLAYLLMAMAMAGLGLTIHIGTFRRLGAKPFVAGLLGSILLSIVGYTLVHVWK from the coding sequence ATGCCGACAGCTCGACCGAATCCAGCTCCGTATTTCATCGGCGGACTGGTACTTACACTCGGGCTGGCACTAGCGGCGAAATATATAGCGGGCTTTCCTGGTGTACAAATGCTTGGTCCACTTGTGTGGGCGATTTTGCTGGGGATGGGCTGGAGTGCTATCTTCGGTGCACCAGTTCGGACGATGAACGGGGTTCAGTTTGCTAGTAAGAAACTGCTTCGTGCAGGAATTATTCTGCTTGGGATGCGCTTGAATTTTGCTGATATTTTGGCGGGAGGACCGCGTGTACTAGGGATTGCCGCGATTGATGTAGCGTTCGGGATCTTCGCTGTATATATGATTGCACGCTGGATGGGGGTAGACCGAAAGCTTGGCATGTTAACGGCATGTGGGACAGGGATTTGCGGAGCGGCGGCGGTGGCGGCGATTTCTCCGCAGGTGAAGGCGAATGAGGAAGAAACAGCGGTCAGTACGGCAGTGATTGCGGTGCTCGGTACGTTATTTACGATTGCGTATACGGTGCTGTATCCGGTATTAGGAATGACAGGTGGGCAGTACGGACAGTTTGCAGGTGCCACCCTTCATGAAATTGCCCATGTAATTGCAGCGGCGGGGCCAGGCGGTGCGGAAGCGGTCCAACAGGCAGTGCTGGTGAAGCTGGCACGGGTAGCGCTTCTGGTCCCGGTTGCGTTATTTGTCGGTTGGTGGTTTACGCGTGGGGCAGCAGGAGATGAAAAGAAGTCTGGTGTACCGATTCCGTGGTTTATTTTCGGATTTCTTGCAGTGGCGGGTGTGAATTCAACTGGGCTTGTGCCGGAAATGGTGGCAGGACAACTTACATCGCTTGCCTATCTGCTAATGGCAATGGCAATGGCTGGACTCGGGTTGACCATTCATATCGGCACGTTCCGCCGTCTTGGTGCCAAACCGTTTGTAGCAGGTCTGCTTGGTTCTATTTTGCTATCTATTGTCGGCTATACGCTAGTACATGTGTGGAAGTAA
- a CDS encoding LysR family transcriptional regulator translates to MEYQALRTFIAVVEEKNFTRAGERLNLSQPAVSLHIKQLETEFQAQLLDRSPKHLYVTAAGEILYKRAVQMLNMYQKTQEELFAHLHTVTGTLRIGASFTIGEYILPGMIAQFSTSYPDVDIQVMIGNTDQVVKGVKLLQYDIGLIEGQVQDQELVMHPFMNDEMVLAVPIKHRLAGKKTIQIDELHDETWIVREEGSGTRVYTNHVIRSLGLRTDKLITLGSNQAVTEAVIIGLGITVISRWVIQRPLQYGELACPTIQGHTFPRMLSYIVPPHIERTRLLDAFISKIL, encoded by the coding sequence ATGGAATATCAAGCATTGCGAACCTTTATTGCGGTTGTAGAAGAGAAAAATTTTACGCGGGCAGGAGAGCGACTGAATTTATCACAGCCAGCCGTTAGCCTGCATATTAAGCAGCTCGAAACAGAATTTCAGGCGCAGCTGCTTGACCGCTCGCCGAAGCATTTGTATGTGACAGCAGCTGGTGAGATTTTGTATAAGCGAGCTGTGCAAATGCTTAACATGTATCAAAAAACACAGGAAGAATTATTTGCTCATCTGCATACCGTTACAGGTACGCTTCGCATCGGGGCAAGCTTTACCATCGGAGAATATATCTTACCCGGTATGATCGCCCAATTTTCAACAAGCTATCCAGACGTAGATATCCAGGTTATGATTGGCAATACCGATCAAGTCGTTAAAGGAGTAAAACTTTTGCAATATGATATCGGTTTAATCGAAGGACAAGTCCAGGATCAGGAACTCGTCATGCACCCGTTTATGAATGATGAGATGGTACTTGCTGTGCCGATCAAACACCGTTTAGCAGGGAAAAAAACGATACAGATCGATGAGCTACATGACGAAACATGGATTGTACGGGAAGAAGGCTCAGGAACACGCGTATACACCAATCATGTGATTCGTTCGCTCGGTCTGCGTACGGATAAACTGATCACGCTCGGAAGTAATCAAGCCGTTACCGAAGCCGTCATCATCGGACTTGGTATAACCGTCATTTCGCGGTGGGTCATACAGCGTCCACTTCAGTACGGCGAACTAGCCTGCCCAACCATTCAAGGGCACACGTTCCCCCGTATGCTTTCGTACATTGTACCTCCTCATATCGAACGGACACGTCTCCTGGATGCTTTTATAAGTAAAATTTTGTAA
- a CDS encoding YczE/YyaS/YitT family protein has translation MVNRLWRYAFFFLGLTLYALGNALAVKVKYLGLHPWEVLNVALYERYGLTIGTWGVICGLLLVGVSLVTARRYVNIGTFLNALLIGPIMDVFLWLDILPTATNSWPDYLILLCGIIVTGIGGGMYVAAGIGAGPRDGFMLSISDKTGISVSRARIIVESLVLILGWVLGGPVFVMTFIYTFIQSPVFQKSLRFFTPLLREIGIQKPHEQRISV, from the coding sequence GTGGTAAATCGATTGTGGCGATATGCGTTCTTTTTCCTCGGATTGACACTGTATGCGCTCGGAAATGCGCTCGCTGTAAAGGTTAAATACCTTGGGCTTCATCCATGGGAAGTGCTAAATGTGGCGCTGTATGAGCGGTACGGGCTGACAATTGGGACGTGGGGTGTGATCTGTGGTCTGCTTCTCGTTGGGGTCTCGCTTGTTACTGCGCGTCGATATGTGAATATTGGGACGTTTTTGAATGCGCTTCTCATCGGACCCATTATGGATGTATTCCTCTGGTTAGACATTTTGCCTACGGCGACGAATAGCTGGCCGGATTATTTGATTCTACTGTGTGGCATTATCGTTACAGGAATTGGCGGCGGGATGTATGTCGCGGCAGGAATTGGCGCGGGTCCACGTGATGGCTTTATGCTGTCGATTTCGGATAAGACTGGCATTTCGGTAAGTCGGGCCCGTATAATCGTAGAGAGTCTGGTGCTTATCCTGGGTTGGGTTCTGGGCGGACCCGTATTCGTGATGACGTTTATTTACACCTTTATTCAAAGCCCTGTGTTTCAGAAGTCGCTCCGTTTTTTTACTCCGCTTTTGCGGGAAATTGGCATACAGAAACCACACGAGCAGCGAATATCGGTCTAG
- a CDS encoding class I SAM-dependent methyltransferase, translating into MKTYKNPWDERFAALDYVYGTEPNIFIREQTHRIEAGSQVLAIAEGEGRNAVYLARQGLDVTAWDYAPSGLAKANQLAAAHQVQIQTEQVDVSEADWSEQWDAAVCVFGHFPTPLRRTVLEGVRQTVKPGGLYMTEVYSIHQLPYKSGGPKDVELLYHPEEFLDTFRDWHILHFYMGEAVRNEGALHNGLCHVIQFIGRKPD; encoded by the coding sequence ATGAAAACATACAAAAATCCATGGGATGAGCGATTTGCGGCATTAGACTACGTGTATGGAACAGAACCGAATATCTTCATCCGTGAGCAGACACATCGAATCGAAGCAGGTAGCCAGGTGCTTGCCATTGCAGAAGGAGAAGGGCGCAACGCTGTCTACCTTGCGCGGCAAGGACTCGATGTCACAGCATGGGATTATGCACCATCCGGACTTGCCAAAGCAAACCAGCTCGCCGCCGCCCATCAGGTACAAATCCAGACGGAGCAAGTAGATGTAAGCGAAGCAGACTGGTCAGAACAATGGGATGCGGCAGTATGTGTATTCGGCCATTTTCCGACACCGCTGCGCCGAACCGTACTAGAAGGCGTACGGCAAACAGTGAAGCCGGGTGGATTATATATGACAGAAGTATATTCAATCCATCAGCTTCCATACAAAAGCGGCGGCCCAAAAGATGTTGAACTATTGTATCATCCTGAAGAATTCCTTGATACATTCCGCGACTGGCATATTCTGCACTTCTATATGGGAGAGGCTGTCCGGAATGAAGGGGCGCTTCACAACGGGCTGTGCCATGTAATTCAATTCATTGGCCGCAAACCAGACTAA
- the thpR gene encoding RNA 2',3'-cyclic phosphodiesterase, with amino-acid sequence MRLFTAIEPSPAARQAIEHIERRLKTVIRCKRWQPVETIHLTMQFLGEKQEADLPQIDQALQTAVKGIPPISLHIGPPGVFGHTQRARVLWLSLNGETDALKTLQKQTAEALTEAGLYKEDKPFRPHITLGRNLETPFELEEVMALFRHTPLTEWTVEALHLYRSTLTPAGAIHHKLKTYPLIP; translated from the coding sequence ATGCGTCTGTTCACCGCAATCGAACCATCACCAGCTGCCAGACAAGCAATCGAACATATCGAGCGACGGCTGAAAACCGTCATCCGCTGCAAGCGCTGGCAACCAGTCGAGACCATTCATCTTACTATGCAATTTCTCGGAGAAAAACAGGAGGCAGATTTGCCGCAGATCGATCAGGCGCTACAGACAGCAGTCAAGGGAATCCCGCCGATCTCATTGCACATCGGACCTCCTGGGGTTTTTGGCCATACCCAGCGTGCAAGGGTGTTATGGCTGTCCTTGAACGGAGAGACTGACGCGTTAAAAACATTGCAAAAGCAGACAGCTGAGGCATTAACAGAAGCCGGACTATATAAGGAAGACAAACCGTTTCGGCCACATATTACACTCGGACGTAATCTGGAAACTCCTTTTGAACTTGAAGAAGTCATGGCGCTATTTCGTCACACTCCCCTTACAGAATGGACGGTGGAAGCGTTGCATTTATATCGCTCTACGCTCACGCCAGCTGGTGCCATTCATCATAAACTAAAAACATATCCGCTTATTCCTTGA
- a CDS encoding cation diffusion facilitator family transporter: MTATASTQHSSSIRAAWISLISNIILTLMKIMVGVLFHSPVLLADGIHNAADVAASAASLGSMQISNRPADADHPYGHGKAEVVAAGIVAIILGFAAAFIGYEAIQALFKPAESVSVFALIVAFISLVWKQWLYVYTMRLGRAANSKGLIATAYDHLADVYASIAAVVGIGLALAGEYFPIPFSQYGDPVAGILVSLLVLKLAFGMGKEAVDILMEKSVPEEKLSTYTDLVHTVSEVKRIDRLRAREHGHYILVDIRIGVPGTLTIQQGHDIGRHLKQIIMEHDDQVKEVLVHLNPWYEEDNTSAPPQTANR, from the coding sequence ATGACTGCCACAGCCAGTACTCAACATTCAAGCTCCATACGTGCTGCCTGGATCAGCCTCATCAGCAACATTATCCTGACCCTTATGAAAATCATGGTCGGCGTTCTGTTCCACAGTCCGGTGCTGCTTGCAGACGGCATTCATAACGCGGCCGATGTCGCCGCCTCCGCTGCCTCACTCGGCTCGATGCAGATTTCTAATCGACCGGCGGATGCGGATCATCCGTACGGGCACGGCAAAGCTGAAGTAGTCGCAGCTGGTATCGTAGCCATTATCCTCGGGTTCGCAGCTGCATTTATTGGGTACGAAGCCATTCAAGCACTGTTTAAACCGGCGGAATCTGTCAGCGTTTTTGCGCTCATTGTTGCGTTTATTTCCCTTGTCTGGAAGCAATGGCTGTATGTGTATACGATGCGGCTTGGTCGTGCGGCGAATAGCAAAGGGCTAATCGCCACCGCCTACGACCATCTCGCGGACGTATATGCGTCCATCGCTGCCGTAGTCGGGATCGGATTAGCCCTTGCTGGAGAATATTTTCCGATTCCATTTTCCCAATACGGTGACCCTGTGGCCGGTATTCTCGTATCGCTTCTCGTACTCAAGCTCGCCTTCGGGATGGGCAAGGAAGCGGTTGATATTCTAATGGAGAAAAGCGTACCGGAAGAAAAACTCAGCACCTATACCGATCTTGTCCATACCGTATCAGAAGTGAAACGCATCGACCGCCTGCGTGCCCGGGAGCACGGTCACTACATTCTCGTAGATATTCGCATCGGTGTGCCGGGCACCCTTACGATTCAGCAAGGACATGATATCGGACGACATCTTAAACAAATCATTATGGAACACGACGATCAGGTCAAAGAAGTGCTTGTACATTTGAATCCGTGGTATGAAGAGGATAACACATCCGCGCCTCCACAAACTGCCAATCGCTGA
- a CDS encoding aldo/keto reductase yields MTATSLTEGVTLQNGVKMPQLGLGVWRAKDGEEVERAVQSAIENGYRSIDTAAVYKNEEGVGRALARSGVPREDLFITTKVWNSDQGYDSTLAAFEESRTKLGLDYIDLYLIHWPVAGKYKETWRALETLYRDGKVRAIGVSNFQVHHLKDLIADSTIIPMVNQVEFHPLLTQEDMRAYCREHSIQLEAWSPLMQGNLDHPVLTELAAAYGKSPAQIILRWDLQHGIVTIPKSVTPSRIAENANVFDFELKADDMAKLDALNENRRFGPDPDNFAF; encoded by the coding sequence ATGACAGCAACTTCCCTTACAGAAGGCGTAACGTTACAAAACGGTGTAAAAATGCCGCAGCTCGGACTTGGCGTATGGCGAGCAAAAGATGGAGAAGAAGTGGAGCGTGCCGTCCAATCCGCCATTGAGAACGGCTACCGAAGCATTGATACTGCCGCTGTCTATAAGAACGAAGAAGGTGTAGGGCGGGCACTGGCTCGCTCTGGCGTTCCGCGGGAGGACTTGTTCATTACAACGAAAGTATGGAACTCCGATCAAGGTTATGATTCTACACTGGCCGCGTTTGAAGAAAGCCGTACGAAACTTGGCCTCGACTACATCGATCTGTATCTCATTCACTGGCCAGTCGCAGGCAAATATAAAGAAACATGGAGAGCGCTTGAGACACTGTACCGTGACGGTAAAGTGCGTGCAATTGGTGTAAGTAACTTCCAGGTTCATCACTTGAAAGACTTGATCGCAGACAGTACCATCATCCCGATGGTTAACCAGGTAGAATTCCATCCGCTGCTTACCCAGGAAGACATGCGGGCATACTGCCGCGAACACAGCATTCAGCTCGAAGCATGGAGCCCGCTCATGCAGGGCAACCTTGATCACCCTGTACTGACTGAACTCGCAGCTGCATATGGTAAATCGCCCGCTCAAATCATCTTACGCTGGGATCTTCAGCACGGCATTGTGACCATTCCAAAATCCGTGACGCCGTCACGCATTGCCGAAAATGCAAATGTGTTTGACTTTGAGCTGAAAGCAGACGACATGGCGAAGCTGGATGCACTGAACGAAAACCGCCGCTTCGGCCCAGACCCGGATAACTTTGCGTTTTAA
- a CDS encoding MFS transporter, whose product MATAFVTMLVAAGIRSVPGVVMVPLEQEFGWERSSISLAVAINLVIYGISGPFVAALMERFGVKKMMLGALVLLAGGTGLTTFVTSVWQLQLLWGIIIGLGSGVILTVLGATIANRWFVKHKGLVIGLLMASTATGQLAFLPLLAYLVSSSTWRTAMWTVAGAGIVMIPIVALLMKDSPADKGLTAYGAEEDDVVQTSSKVNPIRAAFEGLALGVRSSDFWLLSGSFFICGLSTAGLVATHLIPACISYGIPEVQAASLLAFMGLFDIIGTTLSGWLSDRYNNRWLLFWYYGLRGLSLLILPYALASGSYSLLLVFAIFYGLDWIATVPPTVRLTADIFGKQNSGIVYGWIFAAHQLGSGAAAYGGGVMFTRMQSYEVTFLLAGFFCLAGALLVLRIGKNRTLPADTSAHVNLHQDV is encoded by the coding sequence ATGGCGACGGCCTTCGTCACCATGCTAGTGGCAGCGGGTATCCGCTCCGTACCCGGGGTAGTCATGGTACCACTCGAGCAGGAGTTCGGCTGGGAGCGCTCTTCCATCTCGCTCGCCGTCGCCATTAATCTCGTTATATACGGCATATCGGGTCCGTTCGTAGCTGCTCTTATGGAACGATTCGGTGTGAAAAAAATGATGCTCGGAGCGCTCGTTCTGCTGGCAGGGGGAACCGGACTGACAACCTTCGTCACATCCGTCTGGCAGCTGCAGCTTCTATGGGGCATCATCATCGGGCTCGGTTCCGGTGTCATTCTTACCGTGCTTGGTGCTACGATCGCCAATCGCTGGTTCGTCAAACACAAAGGGCTTGTAATTGGCCTGCTCATGGCGAGCACCGCGACCGGACAGCTTGCGTTCCTGCCGCTGCTCGCCTATCTTGTCAGTTCATCAACCTGGCGCACGGCGATGTGGACGGTAGCAGGTGCGGGCATTGTCATGATTCCCATCGTGGCACTTCTCATGAAAGATTCACCAGCGGATAAAGGACTTACCGCATACGGAGCGGAAGAAGATGACGTTGTGCAGACCAGCTCCAAAGTCAATCCGATTCGGGCCGCCTTTGAAGGTCTTGCACTTGGAGTACGCTCCTCAGACTTCTGGCTCTTATCCGGCAGCTTCTTCATCTGTGGCTTATCAACAGCTGGGCTAGTTGCCACACATTTAATCCCGGCCTGTATTAGCTATGGCATTCCCGAAGTGCAGGCGGCCAGCCTGCTTGCGTTCATGGGACTGTTCGATATTATCGGCACGACCTTATCCGGCTGGCTGTCAGACCGATATAACAACCGCTGGCTTCTATTCTGGTACTACGGTCTGCGCGGTTTGTCACTCCTGATTTTGCCCTATGCGCTTGCATCTGGCTCGTATTCGCTTCTGCTTGTATTCGCTATTTTCTATGGCCTGGACTGGATTGCAACCGTTCCACCGACCGTGCGGCTTACAGCGGACATTTTCGGGAAACAAAACAGCGGGATTGTATACGGCTGGATTTTTGCTGCCCATCAGTTAGGATCGGGGGCGGCAGCTTACGGCGGTGGGGTAATGTTTACACGAATGCAAAGCTATGAAGTGACATTTTTGCTCGCGGGATTTTTCTGTTTGGCAGGGGCACTGCTTGTGCTGCGCATCGGGAAAAACCGAACTCTTCCAGCCGACACATCCGCACATGTAAACCTACATCAGGACGTATAA
- a CDS encoding HIT family protein: MTISCVFCQLAKEAIVLENELAFAFYDKFPVQKGHLLIVPKRHVETYFDATDEEIAAIHRLVRQGKERLDREHQPDGYNIGVNIGHYGGQTVMHLHFHLIPRYNGDIEDPRGGIRKAVPNLVPYPPEKGEDTHT; encoded by the coding sequence ATGACAATATCCTGTGTATTCTGCCAGCTTGCTAAAGAAGCAATTGTACTGGAAAACGAGCTCGCATTTGCGTTTTATGATAAATTCCCGGTGCAAAAAGGGCATCTACTCATTGTACCGAAACGGCACGTTGAAACGTATTTCGATGCGACTGATGAAGAAATCGCCGCCATTCACCGACTCGTCCGACAAGGAAAAGAACGACTTGACCGCGAGCATCAGCCGGACGGGTATAATATCGGGGTGAACATCGGCCACTATGGAGGGCAGACGGTCATGCATCTTCATTTTCACTTAATTCCACGTTACAACGGAGACATTGAAGACCCACGCGGCGGTATTCGCAAAGCTGTACCAAACCTTGTGCCCTATCCGCCGGAGAAGGGAGAAGATACCCATACATGA